A genome region from Bacteroidales bacterium includes the following:
- a CDS encoding 2-phosphosulfolactate phosphatase: MQEKYTIEVCFTPALYHLYDNPENTVVIVDVLRATSSICAAFAAGAKKILPVATVEQAREVKQQGYILAAERDGKVLEFADFGNSPDLFTPERVKDKVIAYSTTNGTQAIQMASKAKQILIGSFTNLSTVIDYLIQHPTPVLFLCSGWKNKFNLEDSLCVGAMANKLLESGKYKTICDSTHAAIDLWKIAEPNLMAYLEKASHRHRLKSIVDDRIIRYCHTIDLVKVLPAFRNGFLENILK, translated from the coding sequence ATGCAAGAAAAATATACCATTGAAGTTTGCTTTACGCCGGCATTGTATCATTTGTATGATAATCCAGAGAATACGGTCGTAATAGTTGATGTTTTAAGAGCAACCTCCTCCATTTGTGCTGCATTCGCTGCCGGTGCAAAAAAAATATTGCCTGTTGCAACCGTTGAACAAGCACGCGAAGTTAAACAGCAAGGTTATATCTTAGCCGCCGAACGCGATGGTAAAGTACTTGAATTTGCCGACTTTGGCAACTCACCCGACCTTTTTACTCCCGAACGAGTAAAAGATAAAGTGATAGCTTACAGCACTACCAACGGCACACAAGCCATACAAATGGCATCGAAAGCTAAACAAATATTAATCGGCTCATTTACAAACTTATCAACTGTTATAGATTATTTAATACAACACCCCACGCCTGTACTTTTTCTTTGTTCGGGGTGGAAAAATAAATTTAACCTTGAAGATAGCCTATGTGTTGGAGCCATGGCCAATAAACTTTTGGAATCGGGTAAATATAAAACTATATGCGACAGCACTCACGCTGCCATAGACTTATGGAAGATAGCCGAACCCAATTTAATGGCATATTTAGAAAAAGCCTCGCACCGACACCGTTTAAAAAGTATAGTCGATGACCGAATTATACGCTATTGCCACACCATCGATTTAGTTAAGGTTTTACCTGCTTTTAGAAACGGATTCCTCGAAAATATACTTAAATAA